The DNA window TTTTTTAAGAATATCATCCTATCTCCACTGAAATTATTCTCTTATTTCAAAACTTTATCTTTAGACCTTATTCTATTTGGTTAATGATGTATCCGATTATACTCTGTTCAAGACTTTATATTTAGCCATACAGTTCGGGTGAAAACGACAAAAAATTATGTGTATTTGGACATTTTTGTAAGTAAATAATTTGGGTTTGAATTTTGATAGTCatatatttgttgatttttttatgttaacttaaaaaaaaaattacttgaaTTTATGACTATTAGTAAAACTATTTTTCTAACTagattcttatattatttattaagaaaaactgtatatttaattaggtgttggaaaattattgatatttttagtatatataaaatattttgatgtaaaatattgattattttttttggtatatcaaaaataagtttagtcttaaattttgtatatattaaaataatatttttaaattgaaaagatataatacttattaataatgaaattataaataactaaatttttatttttaaattagattaacacaatctatattatatatatttttttcaaatattttttttttcttttaacaaatttgaatatatttttcttcttataattttcttattGTTTAGTCTTATACcaacttttttttcaattaataatatattttttttatagaaacgATCTAATATTGATTTTGTACTGAAATATCCAAATTTTAATATGGTAGGAAAATATCCCTACTTATATTTAATCAGTTTTACATGTATTagtttattgttattttttatttttagttcttttaactattaaaattgATCATCCCACTAAATTGAACTCAATcaaccaattaaataattttaaaaaactaatataaacaatattaattaattttaaacattttaaaccaaataacaaaattagaccttatttaaaaattcaatagtCATcctatcataaaataaaataaatttcaagtgaaaataagttaaatgttaaaaatgaaTATGTCACATAAATGACATAAGATTTTGTGTCACCAACCTTAAACAGGGACATTAACCACGTTTGCGTAACGTTGTCGCGTTGCGTTTGCGTTTGCGTCTAAATGACGCGTTTGATTTTACAAGATCGACCGCCCCTTCTTCATATGTATTATATTTCACCCCAATTTCGCGTCTCCTTCTTCTTCCAACCCTTTTCCACAAAATTCACAATCTTGAAATCGAATCAATGACTTCATCAGCGCCTGTAATTGTCCCAATTTCCAACACCCAATCCACCGGCGCCGCTCAATCTCAGCCGCCAATCGCAACTCCGGCTATCCGttcattcatctccaacatttCCGAAACAGTCCGCAATGGTTTCGCCCAACGACGTCCTTGGTCCGAGCTAATCGACCGATCTGCCTTCTCTAGGCCGGATTCAATATCTGAAGCTACACAGCGTATTCGCAAGAACTATTCCTATTTCCGTGTAAATTACTCCGCCCTAATCGCTGTTGTTCTCGGCATTTCTCTCCTTTCAAACCCCTTCTCTCTGATCCTCCTTGTTGCTCTTCTCGCCGCTTGGATCTTCCTCTATCTCTTCCGACCGGCAGATCAGCCGGTTGTGTTTTTTGGGCGAACATATTCTGATAAGGAAACTCTGGGTATTCTTGTTATTACTAGCATAGTTGTGATCTTCTTGACATCGGTCGGTTCGGTTCTGATCTCTGCATTGGTTGTTGGGTTGGCTATTGTTTGCACCCATGGAGCTTTTAGGATGCCGGAAGATCTGTTCTTGGATGATCAAGAAGTTGGATCTACTGGATTCCTTTCATTCCTCTCTGGTCCATCTGCCAATTCTGTTGCTTCTGTTGTGGCTGCTCGTGTTTGAGGATCATCAGATCTGTGGGTATAATTTGCAGTCTGCTTTATGAATTTGTTATATCATTCAAATGATCTTTGTTCATTTTTTAGTCTCGTATACTGTCTTTCTGTTCTTTTTCATGCGTTTAGACTGATTATTACATAACAAGAGTCATATTATCCATGTTTATCTTGATTTTGGATTGATGGATGATGGATGATGGAGGGAAACAAGAAAGTagctattttttttctttcttttttattgaaaatgcaAATTTGCTACTATTTTGTTTGCTGAATTTTCTATTGGTTTAGcctttttgttgttgttgttgtgtatACATAGTAGAAGACTTAGGAAGCTTATGAAGATCATACTAGAGCTGCATTATAAACTGTGATTCGATTCATAAAATTATTGCTCTTATTTGTTTTCAATTAGATCCTTAAATGCATATCAAACATGGTTGGTTCAGTAAAATGTTGGAATGATGAAGAGCAAAGAAATGCAGACAATTAGAGTAGTTTGGTTTCTTCATATGAAATGAAGAACTAGTCTCAATTGAAGCATTCATCATCCTACTAGTGGTGAGTGGATTGAAACTAATGAGTGTTAGGTTAATACTATTACTGGTTATTTGGAAAACTACAAATTTATCGAAACCAACAGCTACCAGGTAAGAATTCC is part of the Impatiens glandulifera chromosome 1, dImpGla2.1, whole genome shotgun sequence genome and encodes:
- the LOC124914384 gene encoding PRA1 family protein B4-like, coding for MTSSAPVIVPISNTQSTGAAQSQPPIATPAIRSFISNISETVRNGFAQRRPWSELIDRSAFSRPDSISEATQRIRKNYSYFRVNYSALIAVVLGISLLSNPFSLILLVALLAAWIFLYLFRPADQPVVFFGRTYSDKETLGILVITSIVVIFLTSVGSVLISALVVGLAIVCTHGAFRMPEDLFLDDQEVGSTGFLSFLSGPSANSVASVVAARV